One genomic region from Actinocatenispora thailandica encodes:
- a CDS encoding sodium-translocating pyrophosphatase: MDTTLATGGETLSLNSVSLTGSNLVYVVIAAVIALVALGFAAGLVKLVLATDRGTTKMQEIAGAVQEGASAYLGRQFRTLGIFVIVALLLLLALPVNEGGWEVRIGRSAFFVVGAVFSAFIGWAGMSLATRANLRVASAARSTREGAMQIAFRTGGVVGFMTVGLGLLGAGVVVLIFRDKAPTVLEGFGFGAALLAMFMRVGGGIFTKAADVGADLVGKVEQGIPEDDPRNAATIADNVGDNVGDCAGMAADLFESYAVMLVAALILGRTAFGSEGLVFPLIVPAIGVVTAIIGVFITRLRPSDRSGMAAINRAFFISAAISAVLCVVAALVYLPSTFSDLHGVSASIGHPSRSPQLIAIVAVLIGIVLAALIQLLTGYFTDTIRRPVKDVAKTSLTGPATVVLSGVSLGFESAVYSAILIAAAVYGAFLLGGGSIVLSLFAVALAGTGLLTTVGVIVAMDTFGPISDNAQGIAEMSGEVEGEGAQILTELDAVGNTTKAITKGIAIATAVLAATALFGSFTDTVTSAAKDSMQGLGALDIQQYTGILNVGNPSNLVGLIIGASVVFLFSMLAINAVSRSAGAVVFEVRRQFREFPGIMDGSQRPEYGKVVDICTRDAQRELITPGILAVFAPIVVGFGLGVGALGAYLAGAIATGILMAIFLANSGGAWDNAKKLVEDGVHGGKGSEAHEATIIGDTIGDPFKDTAGPAINPLIKVMNLVSLLIAPAVVMFSIGTSKNTGVRIAIALVALAIIVAALVVAKRRPIAVGEENGAEKEAAQASA, translated from the coding sequence ATGGACACCACTCTCGCCACTGGCGGCGAGACCCTGTCCCTGAACAGCGTGTCCCTGACCGGTTCCAACCTGGTGTACGTGGTGATCGCGGCGGTGATCGCGCTCGTCGCGCTGGGGTTCGCGGCCGGCCTGGTCAAGTTGGTGCTGGCGACCGACCGGGGCACGACGAAGATGCAGGAGATCGCCGGCGCGGTGCAGGAAGGCGCCTCGGCGTATCTCGGCAGGCAGTTCCGCACGCTGGGGATCTTCGTGATCGTCGCGCTGCTGTTGCTGCTGGCGTTGCCGGTCAACGAGGGCGGCTGGGAAGTGCGCATCGGCCGGTCCGCGTTCTTCGTGGTCGGCGCGGTCTTCAGCGCGTTCATCGGCTGGGCTGGGATGTCGCTCGCGACCCGGGCGAACCTGCGGGTGGCGTCCGCCGCGCGCAGCACCCGGGAGGGCGCGATGCAGATCGCCTTCCGTACCGGCGGCGTGGTCGGGTTCATGACGGTCGGCCTCGGCCTGCTGGGCGCCGGCGTGGTCGTGCTGATCTTCCGGGACAAGGCGCCGACCGTACTGGAGGGCTTCGGTTTCGGTGCCGCGCTGCTCGCGATGTTCATGCGGGTCGGTGGCGGCATCTTCACCAAGGCCGCGGACGTCGGTGCCGACCTGGTCGGCAAGGTGGAGCAGGGGATTCCAGAGGACGACCCGCGCAACGCCGCGACGATCGCCGACAACGTCGGCGACAACGTCGGTGACTGCGCCGGGATGGCCGCCGACCTGTTCGAGTCGTACGCGGTCATGCTGGTCGCGGCGCTGATCCTGGGGCGCACCGCGTTCGGCTCCGAGGGCCTGGTCTTCCCGCTGATCGTGCCGGCGATCGGGGTGGTCACCGCGATCATCGGCGTGTTCATCACCCGGCTGCGGCCGTCCGACCGGTCCGGGATGGCGGCGATCAACCGGGCGTTCTTCATTTCGGCGGCCATCTCGGCCGTGTTGTGCGTGGTCGCGGCGCTGGTCTACCTGCCGAGCACGTTCTCCGACCTGCACGGCGTGTCGGCGAGCATCGGTCACCCGAGCCGCAGCCCGCAGCTGATCGCGATCGTCGCGGTCCTGATCGGCATCGTGCTGGCGGCCCTGATCCAGCTGCTCACCGGCTACTTCACGGACACCATCCGGCGGCCGGTGAAGGACGTGGCGAAGACGTCGCTGACCGGCCCGGCCACCGTGGTCCTGTCCGGCGTCAGCCTCGGCTTCGAGTCGGCGGTGTACTCGGCGATCCTGATCGCCGCCGCGGTGTACGGCGCGTTCCTGCTCGGCGGCGGCTCGATCGTGCTGTCGCTGTTCGCGGTGGCGCTCGCCGGTACGGGGCTGCTGACCACGGTCGGCGTCATCGTGGCGATGGACACCTTCGGCCCGATCTCGGACAACGCGCAGGGCATCGCGGAGATGTCCGGCGAGGTCGAGGGCGAGGGTGCGCAGATCCTCACCGAGCTGGACGCGGTCGGCAACACGACGAAGGCGATCACCAAGGGCATCGCGATCGCGACCGCGGTGCTCGCCGCGACCGCGCTGTTCGGTTCCTTCACCGACACCGTGACCAGCGCGGCGAAGGACAGCATGCAGGGGCTCGGCGCGCTGGACATCCAGCAGTACACCGGGATCCTCAACGTCGGCAACCCGTCGAACCTGGTCGGGTTGATCATCGGCGCGTCGGTGGTGTTCCTGTTCAGCATGCTGGCGATCAACGCGGTGTCCCGGTCCGCCGGCGCCGTGGTGTTCGAGGTGCGGCGGCAGTTCCGGGAGTTCCCGGGGATCATGGACGGCTCGCAGCGCCCGGAGTACGGCAAGGTCGTCGACATCTGCACCCGGGATGCGCAGCGTGAGCTCATCACGCCCGGCATCCTGGCCGTGTTCGCGCCGATCGTGGTCGGCTTCGGGCTCGGCGTCGGCGCTCTCGGCGCGTACCTGGCGGGCGCGATCGCGACCGGCATCCTGATGGCGATCTTCCTGGCGAACTCGGGCGGTGCCTGGGACAACGCGAAGAAGCTCGTCGAGGACGGGGTGCACGGCGGCAAGGGCTCCGAGGCGCACGAGGCGACGATCATCGGAGACACCATCGGTGACCCGTTCAAGGACACCGCCGGTCCGGCGATCAACCCGCTGATCAAGGTGATGAACCTGGTCTCGCTGCTGATCGCGCCGGCCGTGGTGATGTTCTCCATCGGCACGTCGAAGAACACCGGCGTGCGGATCGCGATCGCGCTGGTGGCGCTGGCGATCATCGTCGCGGCGCTGGTCGTCGCCAAGCGGCGGCCGATCGCCGTCGGTGAGGAGAACGGCGCGGAGAAGGAGGCGGCGCAGGCCTCGGCCTGA